From a region of the Streptomyces sp. B21-083 genome:
- a CDS encoding IclR family transcriptional regulator, with amino-acid sequence MRINEHGPGTPSYGRAGTTEEYEGYVDSSVAKGLDVLSALARGTAGGRRHGLAVSVSELARRMGRDRSQLSRALTAMGAEDFVERDEASGAVAPHWRLYTTARELTAHRLRTDGLTALEGMAAETGESCYLGVLVGDTTVTVAERVPPGSRQLGSWIGRPYPAYCSDCGQALLMDADDDEVAAVFSRTDFVRHGPDTPTGLDDFLRRLSLTRQRGYSIVDEEAEPGLYSVAVPVRDFTDEVVAAVQVVGPRHRLEPGTREIVATALRWGRHLETVLRGA; translated from the coding sequence GTGCGGATCAACGAGCACGGGCCCGGCACCCCGTCGTACGGGCGCGCCGGGACGACGGAGGAGTACGAGGGGTACGTGGACTCGAGCGTGGCGAAGGGCCTGGACGTCCTGTCCGCGCTCGCCCGGGGCACGGCCGGCGGCCGACGTCATGGCCTGGCCGTGTCCGTCTCCGAACTCGCCAGGCGGATGGGCCGCGACCGCAGTCAGCTGTCCCGGGCACTCACCGCCATGGGCGCGGAGGACTTCGTCGAACGCGACGAGGCCTCGGGCGCGGTGGCACCTCACTGGAGGCTCTACACGACGGCCCGGGAACTCACGGCACACCGCCTGCGCACCGACGGTCTCACGGCCCTGGAGGGCATGGCGGCGGAGACCGGCGAGAGCTGCTACCTCGGCGTTCTCGTGGGCGACACGACCGTGACCGTCGCCGAACGGGTGCCGCCCGGCAGCCGGCAGCTCGGCTCCTGGATCGGCCGCCCCTACCCGGCGTACTGCAGCGACTGCGGCCAGGCGCTGCTGATGGACGCCGACGACGACGAGGTGGCGGCGGTCTTCTCCCGCACCGACTTCGTCCGCCACGGCCCCGACACACCGACCGGCCTCGACGACTTCCTGCGCCGGCTGTCGCTGACCCGGCAGCGCGGATACTCGATCGTCGACGAGGAGGCCGAGCCCGGCCTGTACTCGGTCGCCGTACCGGTCCGCGACTTCACGGACGAGGTCGTCGCCGCCGTCCAGGTCGTCGGACCGCGCCACCGCCTCGAACCCGGCACGCGAGAGATCGTGGCCACCGCACTGCGCTGGGGTCGCCACCTGGAAACGGTGTTGCGCGGCGCGTGA